Proteins encoded within one genomic window of Rubripirellula tenax:
- a CDS encoding NUDIX hydrolase, with translation MNPEKLIFEGARFNVHQMELTGSDGKTYVREVIRHPGAVVLLPLIDLDTVVLIENQRPTVGETLLELPAGTREAGEPVETTAARELIEETGYRAGKLAKLHEFYSAPGICDELMHLYVATELSAGDHQREAVEQIENHVASRSQVTRYIAEGKIRDAKSLIGLYAFLYSPALSK, from the coding sequence TTGAATCCTGAAAAATTGATCTTCGAAGGCGCCCGCTTCAATGTTCACCAGATGGAACTGACCGGCAGCGATGGGAAGACGTACGTTCGTGAAGTCATCCGCCACCCCGGCGCGGTGGTGCTGTTGCCGTTGATCGATCTCGACACGGTCGTGTTGATCGAGAACCAGCGACCGACCGTTGGCGAAACGCTTTTGGAATTGCCCGCCGGGACTCGCGAAGCCGGTGAACCCGTCGAAACCACGGCGGCTCGCGAATTGATCGAAGAGACCGGTTACCGGGCCGGGAAACTAGCCAAGCTGCACGAGTTCTATTCCGCACCCGGGATTTGTGACGAGTTGATGCACTTGTACGTCGCCACCGAATTGTCGGCCGGAGACCACCAACGGGAAGCCGTCGAGCAAATCGAGAATCACGTTGCCTCGCGATCCCAAGTCACTCGATACATTGCCGAGGGCAAAATCCGTGACGCGAAATCGCTGATCGGTTTGTACGCGTTTCTGTATTCGCCTGCACTTTCGAAATGA
- the truB gene encoding tRNA pseudouridine(55) synthase TruB, with product MSFGLAGYWSGLIFVKLSRLSRPQHPDAFQTTLFGFINCYKPPGMTSRDAVNVVQRRLKGLRTDDGAKVKVGHAGTLDPLAEGVLVMGVGRAVRLVPYVQQQPKHYRAKFLLGQSSESGDLEDGVQLHPDLPVPTAGQLNSAAATMVGQIQQTPPAHSAIWIDGKRAHERVRAGEVVEMPTRMVNVYSMQILNYSFPEVDVDVVCGGGTYIRTIGLDLGLAVGSTAVMAHLRREGVGSFVHTKSVSIERLREDDIEPMLLPPSMAISHMPQVAVNESESTRLGHGLSISIVNDVDESVDPDAEIAAVTEGGQIRGIVTRREGAWWPKRVFPVEVEAND from the coding sequence ATGTCTTTCGGTTTGGCGGGGTACTGGTCCGGCTTGATTTTTGTAAAGCTATCCCGACTGTCCCGCCCGCAACACCCCGACGCATTTCAGACGACATTGTTCGGATTCATCAACTGTTATAAGCCGCCCGGCATGACGTCGCGCGACGCTGTAAACGTCGTCCAGAGACGACTCAAGGGACTACGTACCGACGACGGCGCGAAAGTCAAAGTCGGCCACGCCGGCACGCTCGACCCACTTGCCGAAGGCGTGCTGGTGATGGGTGTCGGCCGCGCCGTGCGATTGGTGCCCTACGTCCAGCAGCAGCCCAAGCACTATCGCGCGAAGTTTTTGTTGGGGCAATCGAGCGAATCGGGCGACTTGGAAGATGGAGTTCAATTGCACCCGGACCTGCCCGTCCCCACGGCCGGCCAATTGAATTCAGCCGCCGCCACGATGGTCGGCCAGATCCAGCAGACTCCGCCAGCCCATTCGGCGATTTGGATTGATGGCAAGCGGGCCCATGAACGCGTGCGCGCCGGTGAAGTCGTCGAAATGCCGACTCGAATGGTCAATGTCTACTCGATGCAGATCCTGAATTACAGCTTTCCCGAAGTCGACGTCGACGTCGTCTGTGGCGGTGGCACCTACATTCGGACGATCGGGTTGGATTTGGGTTTGGCGGTGGGCTCGACCGCCGTGATGGCCCATCTGCGACGCGAAGGAGTGGGAAGTTTCGTTCACACCAAATCGGTATCGATCGAACGGCTTCGCGAAGACGACATCGAACCGATGTTGCTGCCACCGTCGATGGCGATTTCGCACATGCCGCAAGTCGCCGTCAACGAATCGGAATCGACGCGGCTCGGCCATGGGCTGTCGATTTCGATCGTCAACGACGTCGACGAAAGTGTGGATCCCGATGCCGAAATCGCAGCGGTCACCGAAGGTGGACAGATTCGCGGAATCGTGACGCGTCGTGAGGGTGCGTGGTGGCCCAAGCGAGTTTTCCCAGTCGAAGTGGAAGCGAACGACTGA
- a CDS encoding glycerophosphodiester phosphodiesterase, whose amino-acid sequence MISFRRTFIAVLAWLSFASMVDAQMIVAHRGASHDAPENTLSAFRLAWQQNADGIEGDFYLTADDHIVCIHDADTRRTAGVKKPVETSTLAELRSLEYGRWKNASFDGEPIPTLDDVIETVPDGKTIVIELKSDASIVPRLIETIDRFQNEPIRFLVIAFDADTVAMIKKQRPKQRVHWLTGFKQSTPSAPFHPTADEIVSTISRIGADGVGMQANRDVIDAAFVATMKQGGCGEFHVWTVDAVADAKYFADLGSIGITTNVPAVIGEGLR is encoded by the coding sequence GTGATTTCGTTTCGCCGCACCTTCATCGCCGTTCTTGCCTGGTTGTCGTTTGCTTCGATGGTGGATGCCCAAATGATCGTTGCCCATCGAGGCGCGTCGCATGATGCGCCTGAAAATACGCTGTCGGCTTTTCGGTTGGCCTGGCAACAGAACGCCGACGGCATCGAAGGCGATTTCTATTTGACGGCCGACGACCACATCGTCTGCATTCACGATGCGGATACGCGACGAACGGCGGGCGTCAAAAAACCGGTCGAAACATCGACGCTTGCCGAGCTTCGTTCGCTGGAATACGGACGATGGAAAAACGCGTCGTTCGACGGTGAACCGATCCCCACGCTGGACGACGTGATCGAAACCGTACCCGACGGAAAAACGATCGTGATCGAGCTAAAATCGGACGCGTCGATCGTGCCGCGACTGATCGAAACGATCGACCGTTTTCAAAACGAGCCGATCCGATTTTTGGTGATCGCGTTTGACGCCGATACCGTCGCCATGATCAAGAAGCAACGGCCAAAACAAAGAGTCCATTGGTTGACCGGTTTCAAGCAGTCGACTCCATCGGCTCCGTTCCACCCCACCGCCGACGAAATCGTCAGCACCATTTCGCGGATCGGAGCCGATGGCGTCGGGATGCAAGCCAACCGAGACGTTATCGATGCGGCTTTCGTCGCGACGATGAAGCAAGGCGGATGCGGCGAGTTCCATGTTTGGACGGTCGACGCGGTGGCCGACGCCAAATACTTCGCCGACTTGGGCAGCATCGGCATCACCACCAACGTCCCCGCCGTGATCGGCGAGGGGTTGCGCTAG
- a CDS encoding lipase family protein — MHSTQKTNMLDAKAKHNRHHAHYLATACDLAYLGPEDATKQFRRQLGLVGELVSIDNTQAFVGENDGSIVVAFRGSQSPTSIDGVKDWLLTNARNFLVLPEGRIGTDFAAAGVGARFHRGFLEALAEIWAPLYDRIDEVFGRRERPLWVTGHSLGGALALLCAWRLHQQFIPVHQVVTFGAPMIGNQAAADAFAREFPRRIYRYVDAGDLVPRLPMMSLLSNDYNHCETEIVVGKSSLVKAAEVISNVATATANATIDSAMEGVISPTIADAIWGELSKGMPSHLMHNYLARLNDGDVA, encoded by the coding sequence ATGCACTCGACTCAAAAAACCAACATGCTCGACGCCAAAGCCAAACACAACCGACACCACGCACACTATCTGGCCACGGCATGCGACTTGGCGTACCTGGGGCCCGAAGATGCGACAAAGCAGTTTCGCCGACAATTGGGTTTGGTCGGCGAATTGGTCAGCATCGATAACACGCAGGCCTTCGTGGGCGAGAACGACGGTTCCATCGTCGTCGCGTTCCGAGGGTCCCAGTCGCCGACGTCCATCGATGGCGTCAAAGATTGGCTGCTGACCAACGCACGGAATTTTCTGGTGCTGCCCGAAGGCCGCATCGGAACCGACTTTGCCGCCGCCGGTGTCGGAGCCCGTTTTCATCGCGGGTTCCTGGAAGCGTTGGCCGAGATCTGGGCGCCGCTGTATGACCGGATCGATGAAGTCTTTGGACGACGCGAACGCCCATTGTGGGTGACCGGGCACAGTCTCGGTGGCGCGCTGGCGCTGTTGTGCGCGTGGCGGTTGCATCAACAATTCATTCCCGTTCACCAAGTCGTTACCTTCGGCGCACCGATGATCGGTAACCAAGCGGCGGCCGACGCGTTTGCTCGCGAGTTTCCACGGCGAATCTATCGCTACGTCGATGCCGGTGACTTGGTGCCGCGGCTGCCGATGATGAGTCTGCTTAGCAACGACTACAACCACTGCGAAACCGAAATCGTGGTCGGTAAGTCGTCGCTGGTCAAAGCCGCCGAAGTGATTTCGAATGTCGCCACCGCCACGGCCAATGCGACGATCGACAGTGCGATGGAGGGCGTGATCAGTCCGACGATCGCCGACGCGATCTGGGGCGAGTTGTCCAAGGGGATGCCGTCGCACTTGATGCACAATTATTTGGCTCGCTTGAACGACGGAGACGTCGCGTGA
- a CDS encoding FKBP-type peptidyl-prolyl cis-trans isomerase, producing MQNPISLLTRRFMLCIAALACLSAVSCSGPRRGPNEVDADAETEFTTTESGLKYRMLRKGSGKQPTANSRVKVDYAGWLDSGQFFDSSYDRSEPAEFGLDQVVAGWTEGLQYVKEGGMIELEVPSDLGYGPSGRPGIPPNATLHFKVELHEIR from the coding sequence ATGCAAAACCCAATTTCTCTGCTCACTCGCCGGTTCATGCTCTGTATCGCTGCCCTGGCATGCTTGTCGGCCGTCTCTTGTAGCGGACCACGACGCGGTCCCAACGAAGTTGATGCGGATGCGGAGACCGAATTCACGACGACCGAATCGGGGCTGAAGTACCGAATGCTGCGGAAAGGCTCGGGAAAACAACCCACCGCGAACTCCCGCGTGAAGGTCGACTATGCCGGATGGCTCGACAGCGGCCAGTTTTTCGATTCGTCGTACGACCGCAGTGAGCCGGCCGAGTTTGGGCTGGATCAGGTCGTTGCCGGCTGGACCGAAGGCCTGCAATACGTCAAAGAAGGCGGCATGATCGAGCTAGAAGTGCCCTCGGATCTCGGCTACGGCCCCAGCGGGCGGCCCGGAATTCCGCCCAACGCGACGCTTCACTTCAAAGTCGAATTGCACGAGATCCGGTGA
- the cimA gene encoding citramalate synthase gives MTDRPIQIYDTTLRDGSQGEGVSFSLQDKLNIARRLAEIGINFIEGGYPLSNEKDVAFFKQIRKDNLGDSKICAFGMTRRRAMKAADDPGMKALVAAETPCITLVGKTWDYHATDVLNVTLEENLAMIGESAEFLGRGAEVIYDAEHFFDGYKANPEYAIETLRAAASAGAKYLVLCDTNGGTLPEQVAEVTRAAIDGTRDYEVRVGIHTHNDGELAVANSLAAVDAGASQVQGTINGIGERCGNADLISVMANLALKKKGYQVLGGRDMKHLTELSRYVYETANLQWRGGQPFVGQSAFAHKGGMHVHAINKAAKTYEHIDPALVGNERRILVSELSGRSNIVAVATKHNIQDDRELMDKILSEVVRLENQGYQFENAGASFDLLIKKLSNTFTPHFEPIKYRIVAGDRDSSSGGVFAEAIIKLKVGEELWFDAAEGHGPVNALDAGLRKALSGAFPCLHDMKLIDYKVRVVDSGAGTAAAIRVNIESGDTKETWGTIGVSDNIIAASWQALTDAVEYKLHKERSANSV, from the coding sequence ATGACTGATCGACCGATCCAGATCTACGACACGACCCTTCGCGACGGTTCGCAGGGCGAGGGTGTTTCGTTTTCGCTGCAGGACAAACTGAACATCGCCCGTCGATTGGCCGAAATCGGCATCAACTTCATCGAAGGTGGCTACCCGCTGTCGAACGAGAAAGACGTCGCGTTCTTCAAGCAAATTCGAAAAGACAATCTGGGCGACTCGAAGATTTGTGCCTTCGGAATGACGCGTCGTCGTGCGATGAAAGCGGCCGATGATCCGGGCATGAAGGCGCTGGTCGCCGCCGAAACGCCTTGCATCACTTTGGTCGGCAAGACGTGGGATTACCACGCGACCGACGTATTGAACGTCACGCTAGAAGAAAACTTGGCGATGATCGGCGAGAGTGCCGAATTTCTTGGCCGCGGCGCCGAAGTGATCTACGACGCCGAACACTTCTTTGACGGCTACAAAGCGAACCCCGAATACGCCATCGAAACGTTGCGTGCTGCCGCGTCGGCCGGGGCGAAGTATTTGGTGCTGTGTGACACAAACGGTGGAACGCTTCCCGAGCAAGTCGCCGAAGTCACCCGCGCGGCCATCGATGGCACACGCGATTACGAAGTTCGCGTCGGCATTCACACCCACAACGATGGCGAACTTGCAGTCGCCAATTCACTGGCCGCCGTCGATGCCGGCGCCAGCCAAGTTCAGGGCACGATCAACGGCATCGGCGAACGATGTGGCAACGCGGATTTGATTTCCGTGATGGCCAACTTGGCGCTGAAAAAGAAGGGCTACCAAGTGCTCGGCGGTCGCGACATGAAGCACCTGACCGAATTGAGCCGGTATGTTTACGAAACTGCCAACCTGCAATGGCGGGGCGGCCAACCGTTCGTCGGCCAAAGTGCATTCGCGCATAAGGGCGGTATGCACGTTCATGCGATCAACAAAGCCGCGAAGACGTACGAACACATCGACCCGGCCCTGGTCGGCAACGAACGCCGGATCCTGGTCAGCGAATTGTCGGGCCGCAGCAACATCGTTGCCGTTGCGACGAAGCACAATATCCAAGACGACCGTGAATTGATGGACAAGATTTTGTCCGAAGTCGTGCGGTTGGAAAACCAGGGCTACCAGTTCGAAAACGCGGGCGCATCGTTCGACTTGTTGATCAAGAAACTGTCCAACACGTTCACGCCCCACTTTGAACCGATCAAGTACCGCATCGTCGCCGGTGATCGCGACTCGTCCAGTGGCGGAGTATTCGCCGAAGCGATCATCAAGTTGAAAGTCGGCGAGGAATTGTGGTTCGACGCGGCGGAAGGGCACGGGCCGGTCAACGCGCTCGATGCGGGACTTCGCAAGGCTCTCTCCGGTGCGTTCCCTTGCTTGCACGACATGAAGTTGATCGACTACAAGGTGCGCGTGGTCGATTCGGGTGCCGGAACCGCTGCGGCGATTCGCGTCAACATCGAAAGCGGCGACACGAAAGAAACCTGGGGCACGATCGGTGTCAGTGACAACATCATCGCGGCCAGTTGGCAGGCGCTGACCGATGCGGTCGAGTACAAGCTGCACAAAGAGCGATCAGCCAACAGTGTTTAG
- a CDS encoding valine--tRNA ligase: protein MNDDSTIPTRFEHADAAERIAAQWDLAKCAHAEVNPNKKPFTIVIPPPNVTGALHLGHGLNNTLQDMVIRTKRMQGYEALWMPGTDHAGIATQAVVERRLKENENLTRHDLGREELVKRIWAWKDQYEKRILGQLKRMGCSCDWERVRFTLDDRCAAAVRATFFDLFGKQLIYRGKRLVNWDTFLQTAVSNDEVENVTQKGHFYHFFYPVIDPKAGEPTRVEIATTRPETMLGDTAVAIHPDPERAFDKVAAELQAKLAEATPKEEPLVQKQIDELESRRKTMLPGLIQLRDMAADGRMLMLPLVDRPIPLVADIWAKPELGTGCVKITPAHDPNDYEVGKRVGLPMINILNPDGTLNAEAGAYEGLTIPKARVAVVEALDELKLLGDIEDRDIELPHSDRSKTPIEPYLADQWFVKMDELAESAMTLVRDEDVKIFPTRYRKSYLDWLSEKRDWPVSRQLWWGHQIPIWSKTGLSDAELKDIVAKVDEVIGKGVDTASHQVDTAEDGTHGIFVCLMSEGDDRESKIEALGLERDPDVLDTWFSSALWPHGTLGWPEATEELSYFYPTSTLITSRDIITLWVARMVLMSWNNLGVVPFKEVFIHPKILDGLGETMSKSKGNGVDPNDIVDKFGPDALRYGLARLATDTQDVRMPVQYECPACEKLIDQTKKNRSLPKMACPACKAEFSTQWAETEADKALPKGAVVSERFETARNFVNKLWNAARFVMMNLDGYKPQAIDVDKLPLEDRWLLSRLSTVTSQVTEGIESYKFADVTRVLYDFAWDEFCSFYVEIAKPRLADDEQRALTQSVMAYGLDTLLRLLHPTMPFVTESIWGYLNELAPERGLTQTTKAGPFVMTSAWPEVIADHHDESIEQQFAEFQEVVGAIRKIRASQNIAPRETLPVAIRCSESSTARLLPMRTYLEGLAGAEVVEISPDAKPFETDGPLSIPSIDIDVHVDLEKFIDVEAELARLEKLHANLIKQITGKQQKLNNESFVSRAPEEVVQSERDSLADLVKQRESVEGDIARLRKKTR from the coding sequence ATGAACGACGACTCGACGATCCCGACTCGATTTGAACATGCCGACGCGGCCGAGCGAATTGCGGCCCAATGGGATCTTGCAAAGTGCGCCCACGCGGAAGTGAATCCGAATAAAAAGCCCTTCACGATCGTGATCCCGCCGCCCAACGTCACCGGCGCGCTGCACTTGGGACACGGGCTGAACAATACCCTGCAAGACATGGTCATCCGCACCAAACGCATGCAGGGCTATGAAGCATTGTGGATGCCCGGCACCGACCACGCAGGCATCGCGACCCAGGCCGTCGTCGAACGACGGCTGAAGGAGAACGAAAATCTGACCCGCCATGACTTGGGTCGCGAAGAACTGGTCAAACGCATCTGGGCCTGGAAAGATCAATACGAAAAACGCATCCTCGGGCAACTCAAACGGATGGGGTGCAGTTGCGATTGGGAACGTGTCCGGTTCACGCTCGACGATCGCTGCGCCGCAGCCGTTCGCGCCACGTTCTTCGACCTATTCGGTAAGCAACTGATCTATCGTGGCAAGCGGCTGGTCAATTGGGACACGTTTTTGCAGACGGCCGTATCGAACGACGAAGTGGAGAATGTGACGCAAAAAGGTCACTTCTATCACTTCTTTTATCCCGTCATTGATCCCAAGGCCGGTGAACCCACGCGTGTCGAAATTGCCACGACCCGACCGGAAACAATGTTGGGCGATACTGCGGTGGCCATACACCCCGACCCGGAAAGAGCGTTCGATAAGGTCGCGGCCGAGTTGCAGGCGAAGCTCGCCGAGGCAACGCCCAAAGAAGAACCGTTGGTGCAAAAACAAATCGATGAACTGGAGTCGCGTCGCAAGACGATGTTGCCAGGGTTGATCCAATTGCGCGACATGGCCGCCGACGGACGCATGCTGATGCTGCCGCTTGTCGATCGGCCGATCCCGTTGGTGGCCGACATCTGGGCCAAGCCCGAACTGGGGACCGGATGCGTGAAGATCACGCCCGCGCACGACCCAAACGATTACGAAGTCGGAAAGCGAGTCGGGCTGCCGATGATCAATATTTTGAACCCGGACGGAACGCTGAACGCAGAAGCTGGTGCTTACGAAGGGCTGACGATTCCCAAGGCTCGCGTCGCCGTGGTCGAAGCACTCGACGAATTGAAATTGCTGGGCGACATCGAAGATCGTGACATCGAACTGCCGCACAGCGACCGCAGCAAGACGCCCATCGAGCCTTACTTGGCCGACCAATGGTTTGTCAAAATGGACGAACTGGCCGAATCGGCAATGACATTGGTGCGTGACGAAGACGTCAAGATTTTCCCCACGCGGTATCGTAAGAGCTACCTCGACTGGTTGAGCGAAAAACGTGACTGGCCCGTCAGCCGGCAATTGTGGTGGGGACACCAGATTCCGATCTGGTCCAAAACCGGATTGTCGGACGCCGAACTGAAGGACATCGTTGCCAAAGTCGACGAAGTCATTGGCAAGGGCGTTGATACGGCCAGTCACCAAGTCGATACCGCCGAGGACGGGACGCACGGAATCTTCGTTTGCTTGATGAGCGAAGGCGACGATCGTGAATCGAAGATCGAAGCGCTCGGGCTAGAACGTGACCCCGATGTTCTGGACACCTGGTTCTCGTCGGCGCTGTGGCCGCACGGCACCTTGGGCTGGCCCGAAGCCACCGAGGAACTGAGCTACTTCTATCCCACCAGCACGCTGATCACGTCGCGCGACATCATCACGCTTTGGGTCGCGCGGATGGTGTTGATGAGCTGGAACAATCTTGGCGTGGTTCCGTTCAAGGAAGTCTTCATCCACCCGAAGATCTTGGACGGATTGGGCGAGACGATGTCCAAGAGTAAGGGCAACGGCGTCGACCCGAACGACATCGTTGACAAGTTCGGACCCGATGCTCTGCGTTACGGGCTGGCTCGCTTGGCAACGGACACGCAAGACGTGCGGATGCCGGTCCAGTACGAATGTCCGGCGTGCGAAAAACTGATCGACCAAACGAAGAAGAATCGATCGCTGCCCAAAATGGCTTGCCCGGCATGTAAAGCCGAGTTTTCGACGCAGTGGGCCGAAACGGAAGCCGACAAGGCGTTGCCCAAGGGCGCCGTCGTCAGCGAACGATTCGAAACGGCGCGCAACTTTGTCAACAAATTGTGGAACGCGGCCCGGTTCGTGATGATGAACCTGGATGGTTACAAGCCGCAAGCGATCGATGTCGACAAGCTGCCGCTGGAAGACCGATGGTTGCTAAGCCGATTGTCGACCGTCACGTCGCAAGTCACCGAAGGCATCGAGTCGTATAAATTCGCCGATGTGACGCGGGTACTCTACGACTTCGCGTGGGATGAGTTCTGCAGCTTCTATGTCGAAATCGCGAAGCCACGATTGGCCGATGATGAACAACGGGCGCTGACCCAATCGGTGATGGCGTACGGACTGGACACGCTATTGCGATTGTTGCACCCGACGATGCCGTTTGTGACGGAATCGATCTGGGGATACCTGAACGAGCTGGCGCCGGAACGCGGTTTGACGCAGACGACCAAGGCCGGTCCGTTTGTGATGACGTCGGCGTGGCCCGAAGTGATCGCCGATCACCATGACGAATCGATCGAACAACAGTTCGCCGAGTTTCAAGAAGTCGTCGGTGCGATTCGGAAGATCCGCGCCAGCCAAAACATCGCGCCCCGAGAAACGTTGCCGGTCGCGATTCGCTGCAGCGAGTCGTCGACGGCGCGGTTGTTGCCGATGCGGACGTACTTGGAAGGTCTGGCCGGCGCCGAAGTCGTCGAGATCAGCCCCGATGCGAAGCCTTTCGAGACCGATGGGCCGCTGTCGATTCCCTCGATCGATATCGACGTACACGTCGACTTGGAAAAGTTCATCGATGTCGAAGCGGAGCTGGCGAGACTGGAAAAACTGCACGCCAACCTGATCAAACAGATCACCGGAAAGCAACAGAAGCTGAACAACGAGAGCTTTGTGTCGCGAGCGCCCGAGGAGGTCGTTCAATCCGAACGCGATAGCCTTGCCGACTTGGTCAAGCAGCGCGAATCCGTCGAGGGCGACATCGCAAGGTTACGCAAAAAAACGCGTTGA
- the dgt gene encoding dGTP triphosphohydrolase yields the protein MIDLRRFADREHLLLASYAMHSRDSEGRIHDEPIHAYRGPFARDRDRILHSSAFRRLSGKMQVFTGEMGIYHRTRLTHTFEVASVARTIARVLRLNEDLTEALALMHDVGHPPFGHCGEDVLSEAMESVGGFSHNGFALVIVTELEQRYSRFDGLNLSRETLAGQDTRAHKAEAAIGRAPILEVQIVDLADSIAYDAHDMDDALQMGLLSIDELSELAVVQRALESVRDKHGMLPTTQLRQLLVHELIDLQVSDLLQVAIDQLRPFEGHRSGEVCQAGLRLRHSDLVGSERSELEAFLFDAVYRHKRLIPVRDAAADRLRTLFHLLVKKPSRLPLRFRVRAERSPIEKVVGEYLAGMTDSFCDKQYINATAHDAGPLADW from the coding sequence ATGATCGACCTGCGACGGTTTGCCGATCGCGAACACCTGCTGCTGGCATCTTATGCGATGCATAGCCGGGACAGCGAAGGCCGTATTCACGACGAACCCATCCACGCGTACCGCGGCCCATTTGCCCGTGACCGAGATCGGATCCTGCACAGCAGCGCGTTCCGACGATTGAGCGGCAAGATGCAGGTCTTCACCGGCGAGATGGGCATCTATCACCGCACTCGTTTGACGCACACGTTCGAAGTCGCATCGGTGGCCCGAACGATCGCACGCGTCCTGCGATTGAACGAAGACCTGACGGAGGCCCTGGCCTTGATGCACGACGTCGGGCACCCGCCGTTTGGTCATTGTGGCGAAGACGTGCTTAGCGAAGCCATGGAATCGGTCGGCGGGTTTTCTCACAACGGTTTCGCGTTGGTGATCGTGACCGAACTGGAACAACGGTACAGCCGATTCGACGGACTGAACCTTTCGCGAGAAACATTGGCCGGCCAAGATACACGAGCGCACAAGGCCGAAGCCGCCATCGGGCGGGCGCCAATTCTTGAAGTCCAGATCGTCGACCTCGCCGACTCGATCGCTTATGACGCGCACGACATGGACGATGCGTTACAAATGGGATTGCTGTCGATCGACGAGTTGTCGGAATTGGCCGTCGTTCAACGGGCGTTGGAATCGGTTCGAGACAAACACGGCATGCTGCCGACGACACAACTTCGGCAACTGCTGGTTCACGAATTGATTGACCTGCAAGTCAGCGACTTGCTGCAAGTTGCAATCGATCAGCTTCGACCTTTCGAAGGCCACCGCAGCGGCGAGGTTTGCCAAGCCGGTCTGCGGCTGCGACACAGCGACTTGGTCGGCAGCGAGCGCAGCGAACTCGAAGCGTTCTTGTTCGACGCCGTTTACCGCCACAAACGACTGATTCCCGTTCGCGATGCGGCAGCCGATCGGTTGCGGACATTGTTCCATCTGCTGGTTAAGAAGCCGAGTCGCTTACCACTGCGATTCCGCGTACGTGCCGAACGATCGCCCATCGAAAAAGTCGTGGGCGAATATCTGGCCGGAATGACCGATTCGTTTTGCGACAAACAGTACATCAACGCGACCGCGCACGACGCCGGCCCGCTGGCCGATTGGTAA